A window from Micromonospora profundi encodes these proteins:
- a CDS encoding protein-tyrosine phosphatase family protein yields MTVAQPWSEQSGVLVLPGGATVRGRRVTATASPADFALLLAPGPVPPWPHRRIRWPDFWVPLDRADALDALRDALRRAYDGERVEVACKGGVGRTGTALAALAILDGLPVERAVPWVRAGYHPKAVETPWQRRWLRYVA; encoded by the coding sequence GTGACTGTCGCGCAGCCCTGGTCCGAGCAGTCGGGTGTGCTCGTACTGCCCGGTGGGGCGACGGTGCGCGGACGCCGTGTCACCGCGACCGCGTCGCCGGCTGACTTCGCCCTGCTGTTGGCGCCCGGCCCGGTGCCGCCCTGGCCTCATCGGCGGATCCGGTGGCCCGACTTCTGGGTCCCGCTGGACCGGGCGGACGCGCTCGACGCCTTGCGGGACGCCCTGCGGCGGGCGTACGACGGTGAGCGCGTCGAGGTGGCGTGCAAGGGCGGGGTGGGTCGTACGGGTACGGCGTTGGCGGCGTTGGCGATCCTCGACGGTCTGCCCGTCGAGCGGGCGGTGCCGTGGGTGCGGGCGGGCTATCACCCGAAGGCGGTGGAGACGCCCTGGCAGCGGCGGTGGCTACGGTACGTCGCCTGA
- a CDS encoding D-alanyl-D-alanine carboxypeptidase family protein: protein MPAPAVSRPPRPTPPPDVPEQRTVGGAGLATSGLVVPAGVGAPPAITATSWLVADLDTGQVLGGCGPHEYGTPASVQKLLLAATMMPRLDPKQTVTVTPADMNIEPGSSAVGLVAGGRYTIETIWLGLLLNSGNEAANALARLGGGSDGAAGGVRAMNEQAYRLGALQTHAVTPSGLDSKGQFTSAYDLALIARACFAQPTFRRYALTEQTTIPAQPAQRTKGFQIQNENQLIYRYPGALGGKTGFTDLARHTYVGAAERDGRRLVVTLLGAEPAPMRGWEQGAALLDWGFSLPRDAAVGRLVEPGELTATPSAAPSALAAPGAPRPAAASGPHPGAGWLWLVTAVSGAGVLVLLGGLLWRRRRLP from the coding sequence GTGCCGGCGCCTGCGGTGTCCCGGCCGCCCCGGCCCACGCCCCCGCCTGACGTTCCCGAGCAGCGGACCGTCGGCGGCGCCGGGCTGGCCACCAGCGGCCTGGTCGTGCCGGCCGGCGTGGGCGCTCCTCCGGCGATCACCGCCACGTCGTGGTTGGTCGCCGACCTGGACACCGGGCAGGTGCTCGGGGGCTGCGGCCCGCACGAGTACGGCACGCCGGCCAGCGTGCAGAAGCTGCTGCTGGCGGCCACCATGATGCCCCGGCTCGACCCGAAGCAGACGGTCACCGTCACCCCGGCGGACATGAACATCGAGCCCGGTTCGTCGGCAGTGGGCCTGGTCGCGGGTGGCCGGTACACGATCGAGACGATCTGGTTGGGGTTGCTGCTCAACTCCGGCAACGAGGCGGCGAACGCCCTGGCCCGGTTGGGCGGCGGGTCCGACGGGGCGGCCGGTGGCGTCCGCGCCATGAACGAGCAGGCGTACCGCCTCGGCGCGCTCCAGACGCACGCTGTCACCCCGTCCGGCCTGGACAGCAAGGGCCAGTTCACCAGCGCGTACGACCTGGCGCTGATCGCCCGCGCCTGTTTCGCCCAGCCGACCTTCCGGCGGTACGCGCTCACCGAGCAGACGACCATTCCGGCCCAGCCCGCGCAGCGCACCAAGGGTTTCCAGATCCAGAACGAGAACCAGCTGATCTACCGGTACCCGGGCGCGTTGGGCGGCAAGACGGGCTTCACCGACCTGGCCCGGCACACCTACGTGGGTGCTGCGGAGCGCGACGGGCGACGGCTCGTGGTGACGCTGCTGGGTGCCGAGCCGGCGCCGATGCGCGGCTGGGAGCAGGGTGCAGCACTGCTGGACTGGGGCTTCTCGCTGCCCCGTGATGCCGCCGTGGGCCGGCTGGTCGAGCCCGGCGAACTGACCGCCACGCCGTCTGCCGCGCCGTCGGCGTTGGCCGCACCCGGTGCGCCCCGGCCGGCCGCTGCCAGCGGCCCGCACCCCGGCGCGGGCTGGCTGTGGTTGGTGACCGCCGTGAGTGGCGCGGGGGTGCTGGTGCTGCTGGGCGGGCTGCTGTGGCGCCGCCGCCGGCTGCCCTGA
- a CDS encoding peptidylprolyl isomerase, protein MSSELEPTSGAAVPRRPVRALTRLAGVAALAGALVAGASAAAVAAPSAARDALTESGAPSAARDALTVPSAARDALTASAVSPAAERPPRTTHGPCAYTETPDEPAARPVPLPPDPRRTPARGTVRVTLATNHGPIGLTLDREAAPCTVQSFLHLVGKRFYDRTSCHRLTAYPTLSVLQCGDPSGTGEGGPGYRYRDELPTDLPPAPTDPTGVRRLYARGVLAMANAGPDTNGSQFFLVYADSALRPNYTIFGEVDAAGLATLDRIAAGGVAPTAEDPAPVDGAPALPVDIRRAVRSHHHH, encoded by the coding sequence GTGTCGAGTGAACTCGAACCGACCTCCGGTGCGGCGGTACCCCGCCGGCCGGTGCGCGCGCTCACCCGCCTCGCGGGCGTGGCGGCGCTCGCCGGGGCGCTGGTCGCCGGCGCCTCCGCCGCAGCGGTGGCGGCACCGAGCGCGGCCCGCGACGCGCTGACGGAATCAGGCGCGCCGAGCGCGGCCCGCGACGCCCTGACCGTGCCGAGCGCGGCCCGCGACGCGCTGACGGCGTCCGCCGTGTCGCCGGCCGCCGAGCGTCCGCCGCGCACCACGCACGGCCCCTGCGCGTACACCGAGACGCCTGACGAGCCGGCCGCCCGCCCTGTGCCGCTGCCGCCCGATCCCCGCCGTACGCCCGCTCGGGGTACCGTCCGGGTGACCCTGGCCACCAACCACGGGCCGATCGGGTTGACCCTGGACCGGGAGGCCGCGCCGTGCACCGTGCAGAGCTTCCTGCACCTGGTCGGCAAGCGGTTCTACGACCGCACCTCGTGCCACCGGCTCACCGCGTACCCCACGCTGAGCGTCCTGCAGTGCGGCGACCCGTCGGGCACGGGCGAGGGCGGCCCGGGCTACCGCTACCGCGATGAACTGCCGACCGACCTGCCGCCGGCGCCGACCGACCCGACCGGTGTCCGCCGGCTCTACGCCCGGGGCGTGCTGGCCATGGCCAACGCGGGGCCGGACACCAACGGCAGCCAGTTCTTCCTGGTGTACGCCGACTCAGCGCTGCGCCCCAACTACACGATCTTCGGCGAGGTCGACGCCGCCGGGCTGGCGACCCTGGACCGGATCGCCGCCGGGGGAGTGGCGCCGACGGCCGAGGATCCCGCACCGGTCGACGGCGCGCCCGCGCTACCTGTCGACATCCGGCGGGCCGTCCGCTCCCACCACCACCACTGA
- a CDS encoding LacI family DNA-binding transcriptional regulator: MGADDGRRVTITAIAREAGVSVPTVSRVLNGRSDVAPDTRERVEELLRHHGYRRRSSRSVRRAGLVDLVFNDLDSPWAVEIIRGVEDVGHGAGVGTVVSAIHRQPTAARQWLQNLRTRATDGVIFVTSHLSPPLHAQLRRLNVPVVVVDPAGVPAMDVPTIGATNWAGGLAATEHLLAIGHRRIGFVAGPTHLLCSRARLDGYRAGLEAAGVPVDDALIYPGDFYHASGFSGGTALLDLDDPPTGIFAASDQMAFGVYEAIRRRGLRVPDDVSVVGFDDLPEARWASPPLTTVRQPLVEMGRLAARTVLRLAQGESIDSPRVELATELVVRDSTTAPPTGSPHLS, encoded by the coding sequence GTGGGCGCGGACGACGGACGCAGGGTGACCATCACCGCGATCGCACGGGAGGCCGGTGTTTCGGTGCCGACCGTGTCGCGGGTGCTCAATGGACGGTCCGATGTGGCCCCGGACACCCGGGAACGGGTCGAGGAGCTGCTGCGCCACCACGGCTACCGGCGCCGCAGCAGCCGCAGCGTCCGCCGCGCCGGCCTCGTCGACCTGGTCTTCAACGACCTGGACAGCCCTTGGGCCGTGGAAATCATCCGCGGCGTGGAGGACGTCGGGCACGGCGCCGGCGTCGGCACCGTGGTCTCCGCGATCCACAGGCAGCCCACCGCCGCCCGGCAGTGGCTGCAGAACCTGCGGACCCGGGCCACCGACGGCGTCATCTTCGTGACGTCACACCTGAGCCCGCCCCTGCACGCCCAACTCCGTCGCCTCAACGTGCCGGTGGTCGTCGTCGACCCGGCAGGCGTGCCGGCCATGGACGTACCGACCATCGGCGCCACCAACTGGGCCGGCGGGCTCGCCGCGACCGAGCACCTGCTGGCCATCGGGCACCGACGGATCGGGTTCGTGGCCGGGCCCACGCACCTGCTGTGCAGCCGCGCCCGCCTCGACGGCTACCGGGCCGGCCTGGAGGCGGCAGGCGTGCCGGTGGACGACGCGCTGATCTACCCGGGCGACTTCTACCACGCCTCCGGCTTCTCCGGCGGCACGGCACTGCTCGACCTGGACGACCCGCCGACAGGCATCTTCGCCGCCAGCGACCAGATGGCCTTCGGTGTGTACGAGGCCATCCGGCGTCGCGGCCTGCGAGTACCCGACGACGTCAGCGTTGTGGGCTTCGACGACCTGCCCGAGGCCCGCTGGGCGTCACCGCCACTGACCACTGTGCGTCAACCGCTTGTCGAGATGGGCCGGCTGGCGGCCCGGACGGTGCTGCGACTGGCCCAGGGCGAGAGCATCGACTCACCCCGGGTGGAACTCGCCACCGAACTTGTCGTACGGGACAGCACCACCGCGCCGCCGACCGGGTCGCCGCACCTGTCATGA